The genomic window AGtctagggctgggtgatacaGCGAGCTTACTGCAGAAtatttaaatgtagtttttgctGTTCCTTAAAATACATAGTAGGGTACTCAGCAGGGTTAGAAATTAGCCCCAGACACCAGTCAAATGTTAGTGAAACATGCCAGTGAATACGGCAAAAATGAATCCAGTCTGATATCCAGAAGATTATCTTGCTTGAAAAGCCCATCTTTACATGTAGACCTTGTCATGAAGATGTTTGTTCACTCttaacattatttttgagaCCATGTAATGAagtatattgtgtttttatgtcagtGTGTCCATAAGATCAAGTATGATGTAATTTAACTGTTTTCcttataatgtttttgttcatcTCATGGAGTTTGacagatgctgcagatgtttgGATCACAGAGTACACCGAGGACGCATTGAACCAGTTTGTAAGTTTCAGCTGCAGACCGCCATGATTTCCACTCAGTGCATCAGTAAAGGTTCTGACTTTGTTCCCTCCCTCTACCTGTTTGTTTAGAGACAGAGGTTTGCCTTGAAATCTACGGAGGATTATATCCTGAAACTCAGGTGAGATTACAATCTGTTGTCCTTTAAAACCACTCTGTTACATGACTGCTTCCTAGCAAGGTGCTAAGATTCAGCAGTGCCACTGAAACTGCACAGCCAGCAGCAGAACATTCTCTGTATTGACATGTTAgagtgtgcgtgtatgtgtgagaCTAATCATTAAACAATTATTTGGAAACTGAGGCTGAATATTCCCCTGTGTCTTCCTCAGGTCGGCTTGTGGTAGTGGGGACGTGTCGGTTGAGGTGTGTGACACCAGTGCAGAGCTCCGTGTAAGCTCCAGTCCAGGTGACCTGAGTGTGACCCTGTCCAGGCTGGAGGGCCCACAGGCCACACAGGAACTGAAGGAGCTGCTGTTTAGGATGGCTGACAGCCTCACTCAGCCCGACAGAAAATGTACTTTGTCCTTGTGACTCATTGCAGTTTCACAGAGTGTGAGATTTGAGCtaacaatattaataataacaataataatgatataataaCAGTACCTTATCATTCCCCCGATggaaattaatttcattttataggAGCGTATGCAGAGTCTCTCTGGAATCAGTGCTGACTGTGTCTTGTCATTCCTTCCCTCCAGGTGGATCCCCCTCTGTCAGTCCAGTAAAAAATCACCAAAGGTGGCTTGCAGGTATGTTTTTAAAGCTGTATACCAATGGATGTAATTTCCACAGGGGATGAGAggtctttttttctgcatgtaCAGTGAATATATAAAGTCGACACAGCCCTGTTAAAATACCAGGTTTTTGTCATGTAAAAAAATGAGACCaagataaattattttaaaaactttattgACCTACATTAGAAAAACAAATCTTTTAGAGTGAAAAATATAAAGAATTAAAAGGTTATTATAAACCTGCTTGCATAAGTGTGCACACCCTTAAACTAGTACTTGGTTGAAGCACATTTTGATTGTATTACAGCTTTCAGTCTTTTGGGGTAGGAGTCTGTCAGCATGCCACATCTTTACCCACTCTTCCTGGCAAAAGTGCTCCAACTCAGATTGGCATCACAGGCATATCCTGTGCACACCCTTATTCAGGTCACCACACAGATTTTCAAATGGATTTTGGTCTGGGCTCTGACTTCGCCATTCCAAAActttcattttcttattttcatttttcacatttttttcctccactgaaaacattaaccttatagtcagacacattttatttagcCTCTGTACTTGAGGtgacaggtctgctctgcagcagcaaactgatgatgctgatttacatgagaattcatgtaaaatggaggttgaaccatgaacataaatggatgtgagtgtgtgtttcctgctggaaactgtcaggAAACTGTctgacttcaccgcagctttttgtcaccgcctcctgctgcagctgcctgctctcatcCACCTTCCAGGCAAGGCACAGCTCATCTTGAATGAGcctactgtctcataacattaGGCCCTGAGCTTTGACCCTATTGCTTTTATATCAggtaccttggagataaaacaaacaccatTTACCGAGTTCTTCAGAGATGAAGATCAATCCAGAGAGCTcggctgttgttactttgcaatgtatgtagtttaaaGTTATAACTGGCCAggttgtagattctaacatatttgcaacagtgaaataacatctgcagttctctgtcattgttattttcatagttatgttgttttgttgtttgtaatatttttaatttaattaatatttctattattactatttgacTAGTCATCAGTTAGTCAAATGCACCATCATCCGTCATTGTGACTcctgacagctgtcagtcagctgtcatctgtttgtgtctcagtcgatgtgacgtatTGTCTGCTGTGCAGacgattgtgggtcagaatagccaaaAAGAATGCTGGCTACTGCAAAATCAGAcgggatgtagtagaacattctggtatttttggcatactaatGAAGACCTAGGAGGCACAACAAAGTAACACCCTATCTTCCTCTTTGGGTTTTATTGGTGGTTGGCAAATCAGCTTCCAGGCACATTACTGCCACCTACTGGAGTGGAACACCCCACCtttcaaagtttgttttttgatttatttactcACTTAAATCTCCCTAAATACTGTCCTTTAACTGTCAAAATCCAGAGAAGAGTTAAAAACGGTTATATTGTCATCTGGGTTGACCTCAGTTAGTAGGGATGCAGGATATTTGAATTTTTCAGATATCCAATATATAACAATTTACTTACAACTTACTTTGCCGCTGACAGACACAagtatcgatatatccactttttcccccacCTAATTTCATATCATGCAttcatactcttatcgtgatggcccacctgcagatggagacatgaaatagaatgcttctcagtgtatgtaatattcattcattgtgaaaagtaaaaaaaaaaaaaaaagccatgttGGGCAATTCTAatagttaattttaaagccaatatggGCAGATACCAATGATGTACCAATATCATCAGCATTTTGGCAGATTCCAATATTTCATTGCCtgtattattgtgcatccccaTCAGTTattactgtacagtatgttgtgCTCTGTCGACATTGTTTGCACCTGATTTAAGCTACACTACATGCAGGCTGGCGGCAGCTACCATTGAAAACACCAAGGTTATGTTTTCAGTATTATTTTTGGCACTAATTCCTTTGATTAAAGATAATCGGAAAAGCAATTCATAACTAGCATCTGAACACTGGAAGAATATGATTTTGTGGGACTGAATAGATGTTAAtcttttaaaagttaaataaaagtagGCATTTCTAAATTATTTGGTTTGTGCATGAGGATCGGAGTGGTCttaatgtgttattttataGATAGACAGAATTGTACACTGTGAAGCCTGTTAAGTTGAACTTACTTGAAAAAACAATCTAAGAAACAGATAGCCTTGAGAAAGGTACAGTAAGTAAAAATAACTATTCATATTAAGTTTACTTTATGAGTAAACTTTATGCTTACTTTTTaagtatagattttttttaacgtcATGATCAGATTTTACAGTGTTGTGTAAtgtaaatattatataaatCTGAGGATCAAAGTTCATTCTACACTTCGGAAAGTTTTTGACGAAATAATTAAACTCCACTCCACTCTCGCTTACAACTTAATCTTGGTGGACTTCATCAGTGAATGGAGTTGGCTATGTTGTTATCATGTGACAGTATACTGATTAAACAATGTGACCATCTGGATTACAGAGCTTACAGAGATATTTTTTCTGCAGAGTTTgagcctcagcagcagcagaattgTGCTTCATCAATGATGACGAAGAAACGACTTCCAGGGGCGTCTCTCATCAACCCAGGAACTAAAAAGTACAATGCCTCTCTCAGAAACTTCTCACAGTAGCCATGTTATTCTGATCTCTGCAAATATACATCAGTGACTGTTGATCCTT from Epinephelus moara isolate mb chromosome 8, YSFRI_EMoa_1.0, whole genome shotgun sequence includes these protein-coding regions:
- the paxx gene encoding protein PAXX, producing the protein MEGNMDVSQTAYCTVLDKKKQSKFLCCTRRKNGIFNICLTDAADVWITEYTEDALNQFRQRFALKSTEDYILKLRSACGSGDVSVEVCDTSAELRVSSSPGDLSVTLSRLEGPQATQELKELLFRMADSLTQPDRKCGSPSVSPVKNHQRWLAEFEPQQQQNCASSMMTKKRLPGASLINPGTKKKKQATGVAFDEVDED